In Ascaphus truei isolate aAscTru1 chromosome 7, aAscTru1.hap1, whole genome shotgun sequence, one genomic interval encodes:
- the GBX2 gene encoding LOW QUALITY PROTEIN: homeobox protein GBX-2 (The sequence of the model RefSeq protein was modified relative to this genomic sequence to represent the inferred CDS: inserted 1 base in 1 codon), translated as MSAAFQPPLMMMQRPLGSSTAFSIDSLIGNPPQPSPGHFVYTGYPMFMPYRPVVLPPPPPPPPSLSQATLQSTLPSAHHHQIPSLPSGFCSSLAQGMALTSTLMATLPGGFSASPQHQEAARKFGAQSLQGGFDKGDGGQSDGEDGKTYMTKEVSLLPFAASEASLAGAARVQSKEESGRDEDGKGKDESYLMDSDLDYSSDDNISCQAAHKEEDTPGALEESPQNPNSSNNTTSTGKNRRRRTAFTSEQLLELEKEFHCKKYLSLTERSQIXHALKLSEVQVKIWFQNRRAKWKRVKAGNANSKTGEPSRNPKIVVPIPVHVSRFAIRSQHQQLEQARP; from the exons ATGAGTGCTGCCTTCCAGCCCCCCCTCATGATGATGCAGCGCCCTTTGGGAAGCAGCACAGCCTTCAGTATAGACTCGCTGATAGGCAACCCACCCCAGCCCAGCCCTGGGCACTTCGTGTACACTGGCTACCCCATGTTCATGCCATACAGGCCGGTGGTcttgccccctccacccccaccccctccgtctctctcccagGCCACCTTGCAGTCCACTCTCCCCTCTGCCCACCACCACCAGATCCCCAGCTTGCCCAGCGGATTCTGCTCTAGCCTGGCACAGGGCATGGCACTCACCTCCACCCTCATGGCCACTCTGCCAGGCGGCTTCTCAGCCTCCCCCCAGCACCAAGAGGCGGCCAGGAAGTTTGGAGCCCAGAGCCTCCAGGGGGGCTTCGACAAGGGCGACGGGGGCCAGTCAGATGGCGAGGATGGCAAGACCTACATGACCAAAGAGGTCTCCTTGTTGCCTTTTGCTGCTTCAGAGGCATCTCTGG CAGGTGCTGCCCgtgtgcagagcaaagaggagtCCGGTAGGGATGAGGACGGCAAGGGGAAGGACGAGTCCTACCTGATGGACAGTGATCTAGATTACAGCTCGGATGATAACATCTCCTGCCAGGCTGCCCACAAGGAGGAGGACACCCCCGGTGCCCTGGAGGAGAGCCCCCAGAACCCGAATAGTTCCAACAACACCACATCCACGGGGAAGAACCGGAGGAGGAGGACGGCGTTCACCAGCGAGCAGCTCCTGGAGCTGGAGAAGGAGTTCCACTGCAAGAAGTACCTGTCCCTCACCGAGAGGTCCCAGA GCCACGCCCTGAAGCTCAGCGAGGTCCAGGTCAAAATCTGGTTCCAGAACCGCAGAGCCAAGTGGAAGAGAGTCAAGGCTGGGAATGCAAACTCCAAAACCGGGGAGCCCTCCAGGAACCCCAAAATCGTGGTGCCCATCCCAGTCCATGTCAGTAGGTTTGCCATCAGGAGCCAACACCAGCAACTGGAACAGGCGAGACCCTGA